The window tggtgagATCACCATCTCTagaggtgttcaagaaatggCTGGACGTGGCATTTAATGTCATCATCTATTTGATTTGGTGTTTGGACAAGGGTGGACTGTAATTCAGATGCCTTTTCCAACATAATAATTGCGTGAAAGCAAAACACGAGAGGTCTCTGGTGAATTACAGCTTTTCTCCAGAGAGAATCGCCGGCTCTGCTGCCCATCCCGGCCGACGAGGAGGGGCTGGCCAGCTGCCAGAGGCTCCCCACGGCAGGACCGACCCCAGCCCCTTTCGCAGCTCCCCGTTCCCCGGCCCCGCCTCTCCCGGGCCGTCACGGGCCTGGCGCAGGCGCGGCTCGGCCATGGCTGCCAGCGTGGAGCGGCGCCTCGCCGAGTTTCGCGCCGCCCGCGGCAGCGCTGCCGCCACTCCGCGCCCAGCCGAGCCGCCGGGAAAGGCCACGGCTCCGGAGGCCGCCGAGGGACCGCAGGCAGCCGCGGAGGGCCCGGGTGGCGGCGCTCAGGTGAGCGCCgaggcgggcggggcggggggtgCGGCGGCCGGCCGGTGCCTGACGCCACTCTCCCCGCCGCCTCCACAGGtccggcccggcggggcggcggctCCGGTGTGGGCGCGCCCGCTGCTgctgaaggtgctgctgtgggccGTGCTGCTGGCGCTGTTCGCGGAGCTGGAGCTCGGGCTGCCCTACTTCGTTCTTTCCCTGCTCTACTGGATGTACGCCGCCAcccgcggccccgccgagcGGCGACCCGGCGAGCTCAGCGCCTACTCCGTCTTCAACCCCGGCTGTGCCGCCATCGCCGGGACGCTGACGGCCGAGCAGCTGGAGCGGGAGCTGCACTACCGGCCCGCCGCGGGCAGCtagcgccgggcccggccgggaCTGTGCCGGGCTGGGCCGGAACAGCCGCCgcgccgggccggccccgctgccgccggggGCTCGGGGGAATGAAAGGGGGTTTGTTCCTATGCAGAAAAGTACCTGAACCTTACTGCTGGCCCCGTGTCCCGCGGCGCCG of the Camarhynchus parvulus chromosome 3, STF_HiC, whole genome shotgun sequence genome contains:
- the SAYSD1 gene encoding SAYSvFN domain-containing protein 1 gives rise to the protein MDAGKARGPVFSPERIAGSAAHPGRRGGAGQLPEAPHGRTDPSPFRSSPFPGPASPGPSRAWRRRGSAMAASVERRLAEFRAARGSAAATPRPAEPPGKATAPEAAEGPQAAAEGPGGGAQVRPGGAAAPVWARPLLLKVLLWAVLLALFAELELGLPYFVLSLLYWMYAATRGPAERRPGELSAYSVFNPGCAAIAGTLTAEQLERELHYRPAAGS